The DNA sequence AACCACATGGGCCTGATGAGTTCACTTCGTTTTGCCTTTTTCGCCTCCAAACGTCCTGAAGCCCAGGCCGCCCTGCCCACGTTTATTCAGCGCTACGGACAGAACACCGAAGCCGAGGCGGATGTCATTGTCGCGCTTGGGGGCGATGGCGCCATGCTGGATTCCCTGCGCCGCCGCTTTGAAGATTCAAAGCCGGTTTACGGCATGAACCGGGGCACGATCGGCTTCCTGATGAATGAATACGGGGAAGATGACCTGGTTGAACGCGTCAACGCGGCAGAACGGGCCCAGATCATCCCGCTCAGCATGGTGGCGACCGATATTCACGGCCAGGAACACGCGGCTCTGGCGATCAACGAAGTGTCCCTGTTCCGGGAAACCGCCCAGACGGCCCGCCTCCGCATCACGGTGGACGGCAAGGTGCGCATGGAGGAACTCTCCTGCGATGGCGTCATGGTCGCGACGCCCGCCGGTTCGACCGCTTACAATCTCTCCGCCCATGGCCCGATCCTGCCGATCGGGGCCAATCTTTTGGCGCTCACACCGGTCAGCGCGTTCCGCCCCCGCCGGTGGCGCGGCGCGCTGCTTCGCCACGATGCAAAAGTGACCATCGAAGTCATCGCGCCGGACCGCCGCCCTGTTGCCGCCGCTGCCGACAACCAGGAGGTGCGGGACATCGCCACGGTCCGGGTCGAGGCCGATCGCAGCAAACGGCTGACCATGTTGTTCGACCCCGGCCATGCCCTGGATGAGCGGATTCTCCGGGAGCAGTTCGGCTTCTGATTTCCTAGGATATTTTTAAGGCTTGGACGGTTTATTGGGCGCTCAGGAGTGCCCAATGTTCAAGAATCTGCTGACTGCCCTGCCGACCCGGCGCAAATCACCGACTGCCAACACAACCGAAATCACCATCGACATCGGCCGCGTGATCAAACCAGCCCCCCCGGTCCAGGCGCACCAGACCGCAGAGATACCCATCGAAACGCATGAACCGAACACCGTTGGAACGGAGACGGCGGACACGGAAATTCTGGGCAGCCTCGCCGAAGATGCCGTCGACTCGCTCTCCAGCCAGTTTGAGGCTTGGATGCGCGGCGATCTGGACGTCCTGGTCAACACCTGGAGCGTCGCCCGCGGCGCAAACGCAACCGCGGAAGACTACCGCGCGGTGTTCACCGCAGCCCACAACATCAAGGGCGCTGCGAATTCATATGGCTATCCCGCCATTGCCCGGCTGTGCGGCTCCCTCAGCCGCCTGCTGAGGGAGACCCGCCCCGGCGAGAATGGTGCGCTGATCAATCTTCATGTCGAAGCGTGCCGTGCGGCGTTCAACTCCGTTGGGCAGGGCAGCGATGGCATTTCCACCGCCGACGCGGTCTGTGAAGCGCTGGAAGAACGCGTGGCGCTCAAAGTCGCAAACGCCTGAGGTCAGGCCGCCGCTTCGGCCAGTTCTTCAGGCGCATCAAGAAAGTCCCGGATGATCTCCGCCGTTTCGGCTGCGCGGGTCACGAGGAACAGGTGTCCCCCACCTTCGACGACATGCAGACGCGAATTTGGCAATCCCAGACGGAGGATATGCCCGTTCGCGACCGGGACAATCGTGTCTTCGTCGCCCATGATCACCAGTGACGGCATCTTCAGGAAGCGGATGAATGGCAGGCTCGACCAGCCGATGAACGCCAGCAACTGATAGAAATAGCCGCGCGGATCTGGCGGCAGCAGATTGTCGATATGCTGCCCCACTTCGCCATCCACGGCATCGCCATACAGCGCACTGAAGCTTTCACGCATGAATTCCGGGTCTGTGTAGCGCCGGGCATCCACCATCTTCGACAAGGATTTCGGACGCCCCGGGATCATCGTCATGCCCGCACTCGTGGCACACAAGATCAGCTTGCCGACGCGGTTGCGGTACTGAAAGGCATATTGCTGCGCCAGGGCGCCGCCCCAAGACACCCCCATCACATCGACATCTTCGATCTCAAACTGGTCCAGCAGCTTGCGTGCCCAGCGGGCCAGCATCCACGGCCGGTAGGGCCATTGCGTGACCGGGCTTTTGCCCACACCCGGCACATCGAACGTGATGATGTCCCGGTCCGGGAACATGTCCCCCAGCCCCTGGGTCAGCTCCAGGTTTGCCCCGATGCCGTTGAAGAACAGCAGCGGCAGGTTGCCTTTGGCTTCTCGGGCCGGCCAGAAAGCCGTCCGCAGCTGCAGTCCATCGACATCCTGCATGGTAATTTGTGGGCGTTGTTCGGGCATGCCTGACACTTCCGCTATCATCCTGCCGGCTCCTATACGTCGAAGACGTATTGGCCGGGTGCCGGGTAAAGAGGCTGGAAAGACTTATTCCCGCAAGCTTTTGGTGCAGTTTTCAGTGCGCCTGAGCGTTCCTTCAACCATTCGGCCCAGACCGGCCACCAGCTGCCGGCCTCTTCCGTTGCCCCAGCGGCCCACTCATCCGCAGTCGGCGCAATATCCGGGTTCCGGAACATCTTTGCCTTGGGGTTTCCCGGCGGGTTCAGCAGCGACTGGATGTGTCCGCTGGAAGACAGAACAAACTCGACATTCTCCGATCCCAGCAAACCAGCCGTGCGGTAACAGGCCTTCCAAGGTGTAATGTGGTCGGTCAGTCCGGCAACGACAAAAGCGTCTGCCTTGACGTTCGACATGTCCAGCATGTGCCCGGCCACCTCATATTCGCCCGGATGGTCGAAGGGCTGGTTCAGCCCAAGATCAAGATAGTCCGAATGCAATTGCGCGGGAAGATTGGTGGAGTCGTTGTTCCAGTAGAGCACGTCGAACGGCGCCGGGTCCTCGCCCATCAGATAGTTGTTGACCACATAGTTCCAGATCAGATCGTTCGGCCGCATCCATGCGAACATGCGCGCAAGATCGTCGCCCTTCAGGATGCCCTTCTTTCTGGAATAGGACCGTGCGATCTCAAGGCTTCCATCGGAAACGATCTGGCCAAGCTCACTGTCATCCTTCTGCGGGTTCAGCACACAGACCATGAACGTGATGGAATTGATCCGGTCGTCCCCTGCCGCGGCGAACAGGCTGGCCAGGGTGGCGGTCGTGATGCCACCGGAACACGCCCCGGAGACATTTATCTTTTTCGACTTTGTTACCTGACGGACGACTTCGCTCGCCTGAATCAGGCTATCGATATATTCCTGCATCCCCCAGTCGGCATGTTCGCGCTTCGGGTTGCGCCACGACACCACAAATGTCTGCTGTCCGGTGCCGAGCAGGAATTGCACCATCGACGTGACGGGCGACAAATCCATTGCATAATATTTGTTGATCTGTGGCGGGATGATCAGGATCGGTGTGCGATGCACTTTCTCGGTCGTCGGGGCGTACTGGATCAGCTCCAGCATCTCGTTCTTCCAGATCACCTGCCCTTCAGACACGGCGAGATTCTTGCCCACTTTGAACGGCCGCTTGTCGACCTGGCTCGGCATGCCGCCATTCCTGGTCAGATCCATATAGGCATTCTTCAGCCCCTTAAGCAGCGACAAGCCACCGGAGTCGACAACACGCTTGGTCGCGGCCGGATTGCCAATAAGGGAATTGGTCGGGGCAAGCGCATCGGTAATCATGCCCATGACGAATTTGGCCCGCGCATGTTCCAGTTCAGTCATCGAGAGGTCAGCGACCCAGTCGTTCAGGTGGTCCTGCGTTGCCAGATAGGCCTGCATGCCGCGCCGGTAGAACGGGTTATGCTCCCATGCCGGATCGCGGAAGCGGCGGTCTTTCGGATCGGCCTTCCGTTCGGACTTGCCGAGCAGGATGCTGGCATTTTCCCTGGCAATCTTCGACGCGGATTTTGCGGTTGTAACCGGGTTTGTCATGGTCGAGCGAAGCATCATCGCCACGGCGCCCAGCAGTTCTTCGCGATTGATCCCGCCCATGAGCGGGTTGATTGCCAGCGTCGTTTCCGCTGCACTTCTGGCGATTTCATCCTTTGGCGTCGTCATTCGTCCCTCCCCGAGACTGCCAGAGAGCATGCACTTAACGCCCGCCAGCCTTTGTTTATCTTTATGTCTCTTTCATTCGAGGAAAGAGTTACTTGTAAACTTTGAAAGAAAATTCGTTTCATAGTCAGAATTGCGTGTCAAACTCTGCCTCAAAGCCAATGAAGACACGTGACCGCATCCTCCATGTCAGCCTGCTTCTCTTCAATGATGAAGGCGAAGCCCAGCAGACGGCTGTCGACATCTCCAATGCTCTGGGGATCAGTCCGGGCAATCTCTATTATCATTTCAAGGGCAAGGACGCGATTATCCGGGCCTTGTTCGATGCCTTTGAGGAAGAGATGCGGGTCATCCTGCGCGGCTCACGCGGTCAGGTCACCTCGATCGAAGACAATTGGGTCTATCTCTACATTATCCTCGAAGAGATCTATGATTTCCGCTTCTTCTACCGGAACCTCGGCGTATTGCTGGACCGTTATCCGGACCTCGCCAGCCGTTTCCGCTCCCTCGTCGCCGAACAGCGCACCACGATCCACAATGTCCTGGCGGATCTTGGCAAAGCCGGTGTCCTGACGATTGACCCACGCCTGAACGAGGCGCTGACCGATCAGATCATGATGTCGCTGACCTTCTGGCTGGAAGCCGACGCCATGAACCGGAGCAATCTTGAAGGCGCCGCCCTGATCCACAAAACCGTGTTCCAGGTGATGTGCCTGATTGTTCCGTACATGGGCGAAACCGGGGTCGATGCGTTGTCCCGGATGATCTCGCACTATGAAGCCAACAAGGCATAGCGGCGGGCCGCCTTTACAGCCGCCCGCCTGCCCTGGTGTCTATTTTACTTTGCGAGTGCCTTGGCCTGTTTGACCCAGGCATCCCGGACAACGCGGCCACGGGCACCGATCTTCGCGTCGAGCGCTTCAGCCTCGGCCTTTTTCAGCGCGGCCAGCTGGACGAAGCTGTAGATGCCGGCATCGTTCAGCTTTTTCACCATTGCCGGCCCAACACCTGTGATCTGCGAGAGATCATCAGAGGCTTCCGGCACAGCCACTGCAGCCTTCATGGCCTTGGAGGTCTTGCCGGCGGCCTTCTTGGCCGTCTTCGCGATATCCGCACCGGTTTCGCCGGCGACGGCTTCAATCTCGGCCGAAAGACGTGAAATGCGGGCCTTGAGGTCCACTTTGCTCAGACGGTCCTTTGATTTTGCGACCGTCTCGGCCACTTCGTCCTCGAGCTTGTCGATCTTGGAGGCCAGTTTCGATGTCCGCTCGCTTACCTGTTTCACGCCCAGCAGGTCACGCATGCGTTCCATGCGGGCTTCGAACCGGTCATAGGCCTCGGCCTGGAACTGGCGGGCAGCGGCATTGGCCTTGGCGACCGTTTTGGTTGCCTTGGTCACGCGCTCGTCTTCCGAGAAGCGGGTCTTCACGTCGGATTCAATCTTTTCGCCGCGCTTGACCAGTTCGTCGAACAGTTCAGTCGACTGCTTGTTGAAGCTGTTGGCGTTCGCAAGCGCCTTGTCATAGGCCTTGCCATAGGCACCAACGCCAGCGAGCCAGATCTTGTGAGCCATCTCGGCGGATTGAGCTTCGATGGCCTTGCCAACCTGCTCCGCCTTGACGCGGGCGTCAGACTTTTTGGCCTTCTTGGCTTTTGTTTTCTTGTCTTTAGCCATGGGAATTACTCCTAACGGGTTTGTCCATGGCACCAGAGATAAGGAAAAAGTCTAGAATCCGCATACTAATCACCATTGCCCTTGATTGGCGTGGCGCAGCCTCTCTATGAATGCCCCATCAGAAAGAGAGGATTTCAACATGACCGCAGTCGAATACACCGTGGATGGCCAGACCTATGAAGGTTACTTTCTTGCCCCAGAAGGCAAGACGAACCTGCCCGTTGTGGCAATCGCGCACGCCTGGGCCGGGCTCGGCGACAATGAGATCCAGAAAGCCGGCCGAGTTGCCAATGAACTTGGCTATGCCGCATTCGCCATGGACGTTTACGGCAAGGGCAAGCGCGGCACGACCGTTGAAGAGAACCAGGCCCTTATGAACCCGCTGGTCGGTGACCGGGCGGAACTCCAGAAGCGCCTCGCGGGCGGCCTTGCCGCGGCGAAGGCCCAGCCGGGTGTCGATGCTTCAAAGGCAGCCGCCATCGGCTTCTGCTTCGGCGGCCTCTGCGTGCTGGACATGGCCCGCGCCGGCATGGACATGCTCGGCGTCGCTTCCTTCCACGGCCTGCTCAACCCGGCAGACAACATCGCCTCGCCCAAGATCGGCGCCAAGGTCCTGATCGAACATGGCTGGCTCGATCCGATGGCCCCGCCGGCTGACGTGGTTGCCATTGGCAAGGAAATGAGTGAGGCAGGCGCCGACTGGCAACTCCATGCCCACGGCCAGTCCTACCACGCCTTCACGACCCTCGGCGCGAACGACATGGACATGGGCACGGTCTATAATGCCGATGCCGACCGGCGCAGCTTCGCCAGCCTCAAACTGTTCCTGGAAGAACTCTTCTAGTCAGCCCGCAGCGCGTAGCCGGCAGACCGGACGGTGCGAATTGGATCGTCACCGTCGGTCTGCCGGAGCGCCTTGCGCAGGCGCCCCACATGCACGTCCACCGTGCGCAGCTCGACATAGACGTCAGAGCCCCAGACCGTGTCGAGCAATTGCTCACGCGAGAAAACCCGCCCCGGATGCTGCATGAAATAGTCGAGCAGGCGGAATTCCGTCGGCCCGAGATGAATGTCATTGCCATTGCGGGTCACGCGGTGCTCCACCCGGTCAATCTCGATATCTCCAACAATCACCTTGTCGTCCCGGAGGCCCGGACGGATACGGCGCAGAACCGCCCGCACCCGCGCCATCAGCTCGGTTGTCGAAAATGGCTTGGTGACATAGTCATCCGCACCCGTATCAAGCCCGCGAATGCGGTCGCTTTCTTCGCCGCGTGCCGTCAGCATGATGATCGGAAGGTTCGGGTTGACCCCGCCACTGCGGACCCGGCGGCAAACTTCAATGCCGCTGACTTTCGGCAGCATCCAATCCAGCAGCAGCAGGTCCGGCGCCCGCTCCTCCATCATCAGCAAGGCTTCCTCGCCATCATTGGCGATTGCGACCTCATAATCCTGGCGCTTCAGATTGTATTGAAGCAGCTCCGAGACGGCACTCTCGTCTTCTGCGATCAGCACATAAGGTTTCATGTCATACTCCTGGCAAACACCGTTCGGGTGCTCAAAGTTTCGGGCGGTCCTGCTGCACCAGGTTTTCACCCGTGATCTGGAAGAAGACGAACTCAGCGATATTGGTACAGTGATCGCCGATCCGCTCAAGATTTTTGGCCATGAACAGCATATGCGCCCCATCGCTGATCGAACGCGGGTCTTCGATCATATAGGTCAGCATTTCGCGGAACAGGGCATTGTAGTGCTGGTCGATTTCATCGTCGGTTTCCCAGACAGATTTTGCTTCTGCTGCATTACCCGACGCATAGGCATTGAGCACGTGGTGCAATTGTCGCGACACCGGCCCGGCCATACGGGCGACCCCGCTGCGCATCGCGGGAAAGACAGCGGCATCGAGATTCAGGGCACGCTTGCCGATATTCTTGGACAGGTCGCCGATCCGCTCCAGTTCGCCCGACACTTTCAGGGCCGCAAAGACAGACCGCAAATCATGCGCCATGGGCTGGCGCCGGGCAATCAGGCTGACAATCTGGCGTTCGACCTCCGCTTCCATCCGGTCCACCTGCGGATCGCGCTCGATCACTTCCGCAGCAAGGTCCAGGTCATTGTGAAGCACGGCCTTGCAGGAATCGCCGATCATCTCCTCGACAATGCCGCCCATGCGAAGAATGTCTGCAGACAGACGTTCTAATTCTTCCGTGAAGGCTGATACGATATGGTCTGCCATGATGTTTTATCCGAAGCGTCCCGTGATATAGTCTTCCGTCCTGCGGTCACGCGGACTTGTGAAAATCTGGTCTGTGTCGCCCACTTCAACCAGTGCC is a window from the uncultured Hyphomonas sp. genome containing:
- a CDS encoding NAD kinase produces the protein MSSLRFAFFASKRPEAQAALPTFIQRYGQNTEAEADVIVALGGDGAMLDSLRRRFEDSKPVYGMNRGTIGFLMNEYGEDDLVERVNAAERAQIIPLSMVATDIHGQEHAALAINEVSLFRETAQTARLRITVDGKVRMEELSCDGVMVATPAGSTAYNLSAHGPILPIGANLLALTPVSAFRPRRWRGALLRHDAKVTIEVIAPDRRPVAAAADNQEVRDIATVRVEADRSKRLTMLFDPGHALDERILREQFGF
- a CDS encoding Hpt domain-containing protein — encoded protein: MFKNLLTALPTRRKSPTANTTEITIDIGRVIKPAPPVQAHQTAEIPIETHEPNTVGTETADTEILGSLAEDAVDSLSSQFEAWMRGDLDVLVNTWSVARGANATAEDYRAVFTAAHNIKGAANSYGYPAIARLCGSLSRLLRETRPGENGALINLHVEACRAAFNSVGQGSDGISTADAVCEALEERVALKVANA
- a CDS encoding alpha/beta fold hydrolase encodes the protein MPEQRPQITMQDVDGLQLRTAFWPAREAKGNLPLLFFNGIGANLELTQGLGDMFPDRDIITFDVPGVGKSPVTQWPYRPWMLARWARKLLDQFEIEDVDVMGVSWGGALAQQYAFQYRNRVGKLILCATSAGMTMIPGRPKSLSKMVDARRYTDPEFMRESFSALYGDAVDGEVGQHIDNLLPPDPRGYFYQLLAFIGWSSLPFIRFLKMPSLVIMGDEDTIVPVANGHILRLGLPNSRLHVVEGGGHLFLVTRAAETAEIIRDFLDAPEELAEAAA
- a CDS encoding alpha/beta fold hydrolase; translated protein: MTTPKDEIARSAAETTLAINPLMGGINREELLGAVAMMLRSTMTNPVTTAKSASKIARENASILLGKSERKADPKDRRFRDPAWEHNPFYRRGMQAYLATQDHLNDWVADLSMTELEHARAKFVMGMITDALAPTNSLIGNPAATKRVVDSGGLSLLKGLKNAYMDLTRNGGMPSQVDKRPFKVGKNLAVSEGQVIWKNEMLELIQYAPTTEKVHRTPILIIPPQINKYYAMDLSPVTSMVQFLLGTGQQTFVVSWRNPKREHADWGMQEYIDSLIQASEVVRQVTKSKKINVSGACSGGITTATLASLFAAAGDDRINSITFMVCVLNPQKDDSELGQIVSDGSLEIARSYSRKKGILKGDDLARMFAWMRPNDLIWNYVVNNYLMGEDPAPFDVLYWNNDSTNLPAQLHSDYLDLGLNQPFDHPGEYEVAGHMLDMSNVKADAFVVAGLTDHITPWKACYRTAGLLGSENVEFVLSSSGHIQSLLNPPGNPKAKMFRNPDIAPTADEWAAGATEEAGSWWPVWAEWLKERSGALKTAPKACGNKSFQPLYPAPGQYVFDV
- a CDS encoding TetR/AcrR family transcriptional regulator, which gives rise to MKTRDRILHVSLLLFNDEGEAQQTAVDISNALGISPGNLYYHFKGKDAIIRALFDAFEEEMRVILRGSRGQVTSIEDNWVYLYIILEEIYDFRFFYRNLGVLLDRYPDLASRFRSLVAEQRTTIHNVLADLGKAGVLTIDPRLNEALTDQIMMSLTFWLEADAMNRSNLEGAALIHKTVFQVMCLIVPYMGETGVDALSRMISHYEANKA
- a CDS encoding phasin family protein is translated as MAKDKKTKAKKAKKSDARVKAEQVGKAIEAQSAEMAHKIWLAGVGAYGKAYDKALANANSFNKQSTELFDELVKRGEKIESDVKTRFSEDERVTKATKTVAKANAAARQFQAEAYDRFEARMERMRDLLGVKQVSERTSKLASKIDKLEDEVAETVAKSKDRLSKVDLKARISRLSAEIEAVAGETGADIAKTAKKAAGKTSKAMKAAVAVPEASDDLSQITGVGPAMVKKLNDAGIYSFVQLAALKKAEAEALDAKIGARGRVVRDAWVKQAKALAK
- a CDS encoding dienelactone hydrolase family protein, which produces MTAVEYTVDGQTYEGYFLAPEGKTNLPVVAIAHAWAGLGDNEIQKAGRVANELGYAAFAMDVYGKGKRGTTVEENQALMNPLVGDRAELQKRLAGGLAAAKAQPGVDASKAAAIGFCFGGLCVLDMARAGMDMLGVASFHGLLNPADNIASPKIGAKVLIEHGWLDPMAPPADVVAIGKEMSEAGADWQLHAHGQSYHAFTTLGANDMDMGTVYNADADRRSFASLKLFLEELF
- the phoB gene encoding phosphate regulon transcriptional regulator PhoB; the protein is MKPYVLIAEDESAVSELLQYNLKRQDYEVAIANDGEEALLMMEERAPDLLLLDWMLPKVSGIEVCRRVRSGGVNPNLPIIMLTARGEESDRIRGLDTGADDYVTKPFSTTELMARVRAVLRRIRPGLRDDKVIVGDIEIDRVEHRVTRNGNDIHLGPTEFRLLDYFMQHPGRVFSREQLLDTVWGSDVYVELRTVDVHVGRLRKALRQTDGDDPIRTVRSAGYALRAD
- the phoU gene encoding phosphate signaling complex protein PhoU, with translation MADHIVSAFTEELERLSADILRMGGIVEEMIGDSCKAVLHNDLDLAAEVIERDPQVDRMEAEVERQIVSLIARRQPMAHDLRSVFAALKVSGELERIGDLSKNIGKRALNLDAAVFPAMRSGVARMAGPVSRQLHHVLNAYASGNAAEAKSVWETDDEIDQHYNALFREMLTYMIEDPRSISDGAHMLFMAKNLERIGDHCTNIAEFVFFQITGENLVQQDRPKL